Within the Setaria viridis chromosome 3, Setaria_viridis_v4.0, whole genome shotgun sequence genome, the region CATGAGTGACTCCCACCATTTCGACAGCAAAAAGAACTATGTAAAATGGGCCCAAGTACATGATTGGTATAGACTATAGAGAACTGAACCTTAGTTGAGCACAAATGACAAGGTCAAACAGAAATCAAAATAGTGGACGCCCTCACTTTCCTAAACAACTAGACATGCTTGTAGAATCTATTTACAAGATCTTTCTGACATCAACAGCAACACCTGTGATCAGAGATTAAAAACCTATGAGCTATTCATTAAGAATAACAAAAGAAGCAGCCTACATGTCCGCAAGAAAACTCTACTCTTCCCAAGTATCTGTTCAGGCTTCTCAATGATAATCTTCACAGTGAccagaaaaatggtaaaatctATTAACTAATATGCATTCACCCAAACAACTTGAATACAGACCTAACTACTTGCAGACCTGCCAGTTATCTATTTATCTCAGATATAAAACCCCCTTGACAACTTCATGGGTGAATATGAGGCACATCTGCACATGCTAGACAGAAATCAAAGGAGTCCATATTTTGGCACGTACAACTAAGCTTATGGTGTCTCAGGAGCCAGGGCAGTTGACAGGTTTACCTAATGCATAGTCCGTATAAGGGTCTCCCTCTGCATCATTAGCACCCATTGCAAATTGCTCCGCTATCATGTACTCAATAGCAGCATCAACATCGCCGTCCATTTCTCCCAAAACCTGTAGAATAATAGCAAATTTGGCATTAGAAGAAAAATTACTACCAACAAGCAAACTTCACTAAATGCAAACTGCACTGCAAGCAATGATGATAGATTGTATAGTTCATACGTGCTCAGCTATGGCAGCATCAGAACATCCAGTTCCAGCCATGACCAATTTAACTGATTCTTGATCATAGGTTGATCTGTGTGAGGATTTCTTCGGGTCCTTTGCTTTTGTTTGGGCATTATTGTTTGTACTAGATATGTTGGCATCTGTCTGTAACTCGGTAACAAAAAGAAATAGACCAAGGTAAGTGGCAGTATTGCCAATGTTTCCTGAAGATCATTTTTTCTTCAAGGAACAACAGAGCTGAACAATTAACAAATATCACAACCAAAAACCTTGATGAGAACTTGCATTGCAGGACCTTGACATGGATCTTCTCTCAGCCTGACACTGTTGTAGTGCTCGCCATGATGGTAAGACCTGTATTGGCATGAAATTGATTTCAGAGTGTAAATCTTTTAATATCATTCAACATGTCCTAACATTAAGTAAGTTAATTCAAGAATACTTTAACTTACAAGTGAATCATATTAGCAGCTTCACGGCCAGAGAAGTTGTTTATGTACCAACGTGGTGAGTTAAGCTGCAGATCAAACAGCAGTTCAGTAATGTCCAACTGCTAAATAATACTTGCAACATAAGAAGATGCTAACCAGAAGCGTGAAGCAGCCATGGTAATATTAGTAAAGTAATCCATACGAGACACAAAGTTCTTGACTGCATAATCTGTGTTCTATAAATATCAACAAATCAGAAAGCTAGGCTTGCATCACAAACTCACCATGTGAATGCATATGTTTCTTCTCATGAGAAGAGAAGCGGCTTGCAACTCCATATGTCCAGCCCAAGTCCCATCCTTCAGCATAGAGTCACAATATTCTTCAAACGGAACTTCGTCCTCGATAAATGGCTCAAAATCCTCACGGTGCTTCTGCAGATGCATACAAGAAGGATTAGAGAGCATAGATAATCCAATGCCTACATATACCACCAGCAATTGCTAGATTCTTCAATTAAACTCTATAAGCTCTCCTCTAATTCATGAGGGCAGTGTTACAAAAAAAAGTTATATTGCATACCGCTATGTACTCCACAACCATTGCTCGGTACTTCATGTGCTCTTCTT harbors:
- the LOC117849563 gene encoding OVARIAN TUMOR DOMAIN-containing deubiquitinating enzyme 7 isoform X1 — its product is MVQKKKKATASAKLRKPPKREAEKKLGKKADMTEFRAQLDSLGLKIVEVNADGNCFFRALGDQLEGSEEEHMKYRAMVVEYIAKHREDFEPFIEDEVPFEEYCDSMLKDGTWAGHMELQAASLLMRRNICIHMLNSPRWYINNFSGREAANMIHLSYHHGEHYNSVRLREDPCQGPAMQVLIKTDANISSTNNNAQTKAKDPKKSSHRSTYDQESVKLVMAGTGCSDAAIAEHVLGEMDGDVDAAIEYMIAEQFAMGANDAEGDPYTDYALDEFSKWHDENQAIDHKDEASCSSKDETVQKPKDSHSKEKSKTKESSCGSTKNHKVSCSLATATPPGEPSRAKGVQGKGQKGKKQKKKEQKQAQAAQVRKKEQAQAAQVKEPRVASDLGALCI
- the LOC117849563 gene encoding OVARIAN TUMOR DOMAIN-containing deubiquitinating enzyme 7 isoform X3; amino-acid sequence: MVQKKKKATASAKLRKPPKREAEKKLGKKADMTEFRAQLDSLGLKIVEVNADGNCFFRALGDQLEGSEEEHMKYRAMVVEYIAKHREDFEPFIEDEVPFEEYCDSMLKDGTWAGHMELQAASLLMRRNICIHMLNSPRWYINNFSGREAANMIHLSYHHGEHYNSVRLREDPCQGPAMQVLIKTDANISSTNNNAQTKAKDPKKSSHRSTYDQESVKLVMAGTGCSDAAIAEHVLGEMDGDVDAAIEYMIAEQFAMGANDAEGDPYTDYALVDEFSKWHDENQAIDHKDEASCSSKDETVQKPKDSHSKEKSKTKESSCGSTKNHKVSCSLATATPPGEPSRAKGVQGKGQKGKKQKKKEQKQAQAAQVRKKEQAQAAQVKEPRVASDLGALCI
- the LOC117849563 gene encoding OVARIAN TUMOR DOMAIN-containing deubiquitinating enzyme 7 isoform X2 — its product is MAIASSVCRALGDQLEGSEEEHMKYRAMVVEYIAKHREDFEPFIEDEVPFEEYCDSMLKDGTWAGHMELQAASLLMRRNICIHMLNSPRWYINNFSGREAANMIHLSYHHGEHYNSVRLREDPCQGPAMQVLIKTDANISSTNNNAQTKAKDPKKSSHRSTYDQESVKLVMAGTGCSDAAIAEHVLGEMDGDVDAAIEYMIAEQFAMGANDAEGDPYTDYALVDEFSKWHDENQAIDHKDEASCSSKDETVQKPKDSHSKEKSKTKESSCGSTKNHKVSCSLATATPPGEPSRAKGVQGKGQKGKKQKKKEQKQAQAAQVRKKEQAQAAQVKEPRVASDLGALCI